The Candidatus Thermoplasmatota archaeon sequence AGCGGGACGAGCAGCGTCCAGATTCCCGTGTACGCCCGCTCGACGGGGAGCGCCGCGTCGAGCGCGTTCGCGGGCAGGCCGAGCGCGTCGGCCGCGCGCCGAGCGGGCGGGCCCGGCTTGAACTTCGGGGGCGCCTGGCCCATCGTGACGCGCTCGGGGACGCCGCCTGAGAGGTGGATATGGACGGGGAGGACGCCGGCCTTCGTCTCCTGGTGGAGCGTGACCACGCCGCCCGACGAGCCGGCCCGGCCTTCGCGCGCGTAGAGGTGGAATCCGCCGATCGTCGCATCGCCGCAGAGGTCCACCTCGGCGCCCGTCGGCGTGAAGAAGCGCACGCGGACGTCGCCCTTGCCTTCGGGCGGGAGGAAGAACGCGGTCTCGCTGAGGTTCATCTCGCGGGCGACAGCCTTCATCTCGGCCTCGGTGAGGCCCGCGGCGTCGAGGACGACGCCGGCCGCGTTGCCCGCGAGCGCGCGGTCCGTGAAGGCGTCCACCTTGTACGCGGCGACCGTCCTCATCCTTCGGCCGAAGCCCCGGAGGTGGCTTGAAGGCGAGCCCGGCGGGGGCCGGGCCCCGCACCCGAAGCCCTTGCCGCGCCGCGCGCGGATCGGATCCCTCGTCCGGTCGCGTCAGAGCTTCAGGGCCCGCGCGACGAGCGCGCCTTCGACGACGCGCGTAAGGAAGCAATTGCTTTCGGGAACGAACGGGTAGGGGATGCGGAGCTTCAGGCGGTCGATCGCGGCGACGACCCCCTCGTACGCGCCGAGGCCTTCCTCGTCGAGCGTCGTCCGGTGCTCGACCGCGTAGCCGAGGGCCTGGAGCGACGCCACGGCTTCGACGCGGTAGAGCGGGAACGCGGGACGGAAGAAGTGGACGAGCGCGGTCGCGAGCGGAAGGTCGATCCCCAGACCCTTGAACTCGAGGAGCGCCTGCGCCGAAGGGTATTGCGACGTGGCGATCGCCTGGTTCAGGGCGCGCGCGACGGCCTCCGTCTCGCGCGGCTGGGGCGCGCCGACGAAGGCGGCGACGCGCTTCACGGCGTCGCTCGTCGCCTGCGGCTTCAGGGCGTAGATGACGGCCTCGTACCGGGTCGACTCGCGGGCCTGGTTGGCCGCGAAGAGGCGCGGGACCTCCTCGAAGAAGCGGTCCTCCTCGGTGAGGAAGAACGCGCGCTCGCGGGCCACGCGCTCACTTCCCCTTCGGGGCGATCCAGTCGTTGGACTTGAAGATCTCCGCAAGCAGCGCGTCGTCCTCCTTCGTGGGGAGGTTCGCGGCGAGGTAGTCGTTCCAGTCGGCCTCGCTGCCCGTGAACTTCTCGCCCTCGACCGTCCAGCGCTGGTCCGCGTAGGCGCCGATCGCGCGGCGGAACTTGAGGTCCGGGATGCGGATCTGCTTCTCTCCGGTGGGGAGGACCGCGTTCAGCTGCGTCGCAAGCTCGACGCACTCGCGGTGGTAGAGGTTGCGGTTGTAGTCGTTCAGGTTCTCCTTCTCGACGGGCGTGTCGGTCTCGAGCTCGTCGTAGCGGCACTTGAGGCCCCACACGTAGGCCCAGTGGGCCGTCGAGGAGCGGTCCTTGCCGAAGAGGTCGAACGCCGTCGGGACCCACTTGTTGAAGCGGCGCTGGATGAGGTCCGTCGGGATCTTGCCCGCCTGCAGGATGCGGCGGAGGCCGGTGTGGCCCGTGCCGAGGTGGAAGGCCTCCTCCTTGAGCATCGGACCCATGCTGCGCGCAAGCGGCGAGAAGGCCGAGCGCGAAAGCATCTTGAGCTGGTACTTGCCGTCGCGGTCGACGAACTCGGTGAACACGAAGAAGTCGAGCCAGTTGTCGCACGGCTCGTTGAAGCTGCCGAGGAGGCGCTCCTGGTCCCAGCTCCGGCGCTCGAGGAGCTTCTTCGCCTCGACCTTCCCCGTGTCGCCGAAGTGGTTGACGAGGAGGTACGACATCTGCCAGCCGTGCCGCTGCTCCTCGGCCATGACGCGGACGATGGACTTGAGGTCGTAGTCCGAGGGGGCCGTCGCGACGAGGTGGCGCTGCTGCTCGACGGAGGCGAACTCTGTGTCGCCCTGGTAGACGATGAGGTTCAGGAGGGCGTCGCGGACCTGCTGGTTGGGGACCTGCATCAGGGTGTTCCACTTCGCGCGGCCCTTGTAGTCGCCGAACTCGATGACGGGGCTGTCCTCCTCCGCGAACTTGGCCTCGAAGTGGAAGTCGCCGAGAAGGGTCGTGTCGAACTGGATGTCCTTCTGCCACTGGTGGAAGAACTCGATCCAGTCCTCGAAGGTCGAGATGGACTTGGCCATGGCGTCACCGACGCGGCGGGATGGGGGGGTTTGCCTTTAATCGTTTTCGCCCGGGCCTCGCGGATCGGTCGCCTTTTCCTCGTTTCTGCGACCGATCCACAACCGGCAACAATACCCATGTCATTCGGCGATCGAGGTCCCCACGATGCGAATCTCTCTCCTGCCCGCGCCTGTCCTCGCGATCGCCCTCGTGCTCGCCGGCTGCGTGAGCCCGTCTCCGGCCTCCGCCGAGGACCCTTCGTCGACGGCGGAGGGCATCGAGGCGGCATCGCGCTCGGAACCGCGCCGGGAAGCTTTCGCCCCCCTGGTGTTCAAGGGCAACATCGGCGTCCACGCCTGCGCGGCGTCCGCGGCGGGCGCCCGGTGCGCGCCGATCCTCAATGAGAACAGCGTCGTCGGCTCCGACTCCCCGGAGGACCGCGCGGGCCGGGTCACGCTCGTTTTGTCCTGGAAAGCCGCGAGTCCCTGGACCGAAGAGCTGCACATCGGCCTCTATCGGGTCGACGGTCCGTGCGCGCCGTCCTGCGGGAACGCGCCCGGCCGCGAGATCGCGACCGCCAAGGGTTCCTCCCCGCTGACGCTTGAGGGCGAGGTGGACGGGTATTACGCGGTGCGGGTGTGGAAGACGGCTTGCGTCGAGATCGGTTGCGCAAGCCCCACGGACCAGGCGTTCCGCCTCGATGGGCAACTCCATCCGATGGCGTGACCCGGTCCCGGTCCCGGCGCCCGGCGCCCGGTCCCGGACCCGGTCCCGACTTCCGACGCCCGGCGCCCGGCCCCGGCGCCCGATCCCCTTGCGCTCCGAGGTGCGCTCGGCCGCCGCAACATCCGCGCCACAAGACTTATGGCGGGCGAAGCGGCCTCGCGGTCGAGGCTCAGACCATGCGCATTCCGACGTTCGCCCTGACGGGGCTCCTTCTCTCGCTCGCCTTCGCCGGCTGCATCGGGAATCCCGAGAAGCCGGGGGCCACCGACGACGGCGGTCTCGAGCCCGCGGACGCGCTCGCGGCGGTCCCCCAGAACTTCACGTTCGACGGGAACACGGGCGCCTTCGCGTGCGGCTTCACGCCGGTGGCGGGCCGCTGCGTGCCCATCCTGCCGAGCAACAACGGCGTGACGTCGAAGGGCGAGAACGACACCGCGGGGAACGTGACGGTGACGGCCACGTGGAAGGCCGTGGCGACGTACACGGAAGAGATGTACGTCGGGATCTTCAGGCTCAAGAGCAACTGCGGCTCGAAGTGCTCGGACAAGGACCTCGACGAGGTCCAATACCTCAAGGGCAAGTCGCCGCTCACCGTGTCTGGGAAGGTCAACGGGCTCTACGGCGTCTTCGTGTGGAAGAACGAGTGCGTCCCCGTCGCGTGCGTGCGCCCCGTGGACCA is a genomic window containing:
- a CDS encoding PhzF family phenazine biosynthesis protein, whose protein sequence is MRTVAAYKVDAFTDRALAGNAAGVVLDAAGLTEAEMKAVAREMNLSETAFFLPPEGKGDVRVRFFTPTGAEVDLCGDATIGGFHLYAREGRAGSSGGVVTLHQETKAGVLPVHIHLSGGVPERVTMGQAPPKFKPGPPARRAADALGLPANALDAALPVERAYTGIWTLLVPLRKRADLDAIDAAAVSDSVLALSKEQGIASVHAFTRETRERGNAFSARHFAPALGILEDPVTGTASGALGAYLVKHRVQRPGERIVGEQGDAIGRPGRVEVEVDGAPGDPRAVRVGGRAVVSFEGRMVLP
- a CDS encoding Phenylacetic acid catabolic protein, whose amino-acid sequence is MAKSISTFEDWIEFFHQWQKDIQFDTTLLGDFHFEAKFAEEDSPVIEFGDYKGRAKWNTLMQVPNQQVRDALLNLIVYQGDTEFASVEQQRHLVATAPSDYDLKSIVRVMAEEQRHGWQMSYLLVNHFGDTGKVEAKKLLERRSWDQERLLGSFNEPCDNWLDFFVFTEFVDRDGKYQLKMLSRSAFSPLARSMGPMLKEEAFHLGTGHTGLRRILQAGKIPTDLIQRRFNKWVPTAFDLFGKDRSSTAHWAYVWGLKCRYDELETDTPVEKENLNDYNRNLYHRECVELATQLNAVLPTGEKQIRIPDLKFRRAIGAYADQRWTVEGEKFTGSEADWNDYLAANLPTKEDDALLAEIFKSNDWIAPKGK